From a region of the Sinorhizobium sp. B11 genome:
- a CDS encoding FGGY-family carbohydrate kinase gives MRDHVVAVDIGTSSARAGVFDTHGRLLAKAEHPILMNRPRENHAEHDSEDIWSAVCIAVRAALGQSGIEAAAIGAIGFDATCSLVVRDTEGRQISVSTSGERRFDTVVWLDHRALKEADFCTATKHEVLEHSGGVMSPEMEMPKLMWLKKELPATWANTGYLFDLADFLTWKATGSLARSRCTLTAKWNYLAHKERGWQGDFLKQIGLEDLLLRGRLPEDTVAVGESVGKLTPDAAEALGLTTDCHVSAGMIDAYAGALGTLSGYAGDPEKLEQQLALIAGTSSCVVAFSPERKPSQGMWGPYYEAVFPQSWLVEAGQSAAGALLDHIVRMHAAGAEPTAALHQKIVARIAELRAEAGDSLGARIFVLPDFHGNRSPLADPHAVGVVSGLTLDTSFDGLCALYWRTAIGIALGIRHILEKMRDHGYMPDTLHVAGGHVKNPILMELYSDVTGCKVIVPDMNEAVLLGTAIAASVACGSHKDLAAAGRAMYPGGSERLPNRSKQALYDRDYRRFLAMYRHRAELEAVE, from the coding sequence ATGCGTGATCATGTGGTTGCGGTGGATATCGGCACGAGCAGCGCACGCGCCGGTGTCTTTGACACGCATGGCCGCCTGCTTGCCAAGGCTGAACATCCAATCCTCATGAACCGGCCGCGCGAGAACCATGCCGAGCATGATTCCGAGGATATATGGTCGGCCGTTTGTATTGCCGTGCGTGCAGCCTTGGGCCAGTCCGGCATTGAGGCTGCCGCAATCGGCGCGATCGGTTTCGACGCCACCTGTTCGCTTGTGGTGCGCGATACCGAAGGGAGGCAGATCAGTGTTTCCACCAGCGGTGAGAGGCGCTTCGATACGGTCGTCTGGCTCGATCACCGGGCGCTGAAGGAGGCAGATTTCTGTACGGCGACGAAGCATGAAGTGCTGGAACATTCCGGCGGCGTCATGTCGCCGGAAATGGAAATGCCGAAGCTGATGTGGCTGAAGAAGGAGCTGCCGGCGACCTGGGCGAACACCGGATACCTTTTCGACCTTGCCGATTTCCTGACGTGGAAGGCAACCGGCTCGCTTGCCAGATCCCGCTGCACGCTGACGGCCAAATGGAATTATCTAGCCCATAAGGAAAGGGGCTGGCAGGGAGACTTCCTGAAGCAGATCGGTCTTGAGGATTTGCTGCTTCGTGGCAGGCTGCCGGAAGACACGGTGGCGGTTGGAGAAAGCGTCGGCAAACTGACGCCGGATGCTGCCGAAGCGTTGGGCCTGACCACCGATTGCCATGTTTCGGCCGGGATGATCGATGCCTATGCCGGCGCGCTCGGTACACTCAGCGGTTATGCCGGCGATCCGGAGAAGCTCGAGCAGCAGCTTGCGCTCATTGCCGGGACATCGAGCTGCGTCGTTGCCTTTTCCCCCGAGCGAAAGCCAAGCCAGGGAATGTGGGGCCCTTATTACGAAGCGGTTTTTCCGCAATCGTGGCTCGTCGAGGCCGGTCAATCCGCGGCCGGTGCACTCCTTGATCATATCGTGCGCATGCACGCGGCCGGCGCTGAGCCAACCGCGGCGCTGCATCAGAAGATCGTCGCCCGCATCGCGGAACTGAGAGCAGAGGCGGGTGACTCACTCGGCGCACGGATCTTCGTCCTTCCGGATTTTCACGGCAATCGGTCGCCATTGGCTGATCCGCATGCTGTCGGCGTCGTCAGCGGGCTGACGCTCGATACGTCCTTCGACGGTCTCTGTGCGCTCTATTGGCGGACCGCCATTGGCATTGCGCTCGGTATCCGTCACATTCTCGAAAAGATGAGAGATCACGGTTACATGCCGGATACGCTGCATGTGGCTGGTGGGCACGTGAAGAACCCCATTCTGATGGAGCTCTATTCGGATGTGACGGGTTGCAAGGTCATCGTGCCTGACATGAACGAGGCGGTCCTGCTTGGCACCGCGATCGCTGCATCAGTTGCCTGCGGCTCGCACAAGGATTTGGCGGCGGCGGGGAGGGCGATGTATCCCGGCGGCTCCGAGCGTCTTCCCAACAGGAGCAAACAGGCGCTTTACGACCGCGACTATCGCCGCTTTCTCGCGATGTACCGCCACCGGGCTGAACTGGAAGCGGTCGAATAA
- a CDS encoding DUF2244 domain-containing protein has translation MMESNADSRNEQPVFAAELFPYRSLGRKGFKLLLAISGAICFMYGMFFIVTGAWPIGFFFGLDFVLLYGAFWLNYRSGRVREEVTVSRTDVSVRKFSPSGRMIEHHFNPFWTRFLVRRHQEIGILSMHIFGEGKRTDVGSFLNPDDRESFAKAFKGALATVKQRL, from the coding sequence ATGATGGAAAGCAACGCCGACAGCCGAAACGAGCAGCCTGTTTTTGCGGCCGAACTCTTTCCCTATCGCTCGCTTGGGCGGAAGGGTTTCAAGCTATTGCTCGCCATATCGGGCGCGATCTGCTTCATGTACGGCATGTTCTTCATCGTCACCGGCGCTTGGCCGATCGGCTTTTTCTTCGGCCTGGACTTCGTACTTCTCTACGGGGCTTTCTGGCTGAACTATCGCTCCGGCAGGGTGCGGGAAGAGGTAACTGTTTCGCGTACGGATGTCTCGGTGCGCAAGTTTTCTCCGTCCGGCCGCATGATCGAGCATCATTTCAATCCGTTCTGGACGCGTTTCCTCGTGCGCCGGCATCAGGAGATCGGTATTCTCTCCATGCATATTTTCGGCGAGGGCAAGCGCACGGATGTCGGCTCCTTTCTCAATCCTGACGATCGCGAAAGTTTCGCCAAGGCCTTCAAGGGCGCGCTGGCAACGGTAAAACAGCGTCTCTGA
- a CDS encoding carbohydrate ABC transporter permease yields MARKVTTQRKVIMTAIAWALGILIFFPILWTFLTSFKSEADAIASPPQFLFFHWTTENYSEVQSRSNYLSHFMNSVVISFGSTLIGLIIAIPAAWAMAFAPTKRTKDVLMWMLSTKMMPPVGALIPIYLLFRNSGLLDTRTGLVIVLTLINLPIIVWMLYTYFKEIPGEILEAARMDGASLVKEIVYVLTPMAVPGIASTLLLNIILAWNEAFWTLNLTASKAAPLTAFIASYSSPEGLFYAKLSAASTMAIAPILILGWFSQKQLVRGLTFGAVK; encoded by the coding sequence ATGGCTAGAAAGGTTACCACCCAACGCAAGGTCATCATGACCGCGATCGCCTGGGCGCTCGGCATCCTGATCTTCTTCCCCATCCTCTGGACATTCCTGACGAGCTTCAAGTCGGAGGCCGATGCCATCGCCTCGCCGCCGCAGTTCCTGTTCTTCCACTGGACCACGGAGAATTATTCGGAAGTGCAGAGCCGTTCCAACTATCTCAGCCACTTCATGAATTCCGTCGTGATCTCCTTCGGCTCAACGCTGATCGGTCTCATCATCGCCATTCCTGCCGCCTGGGCCATGGCCTTTGCGCCGACCAAGCGGACGAAGGACGTGCTGATGTGGATGCTGTCGACGAAGATGATGCCGCCGGTCGGCGCGCTCATCCCGATCTACCTGCTGTTCCGCAATTCCGGCCTGCTCGATACGCGCACCGGCCTGGTGATCGTGCTGACGCTCATCAACCTGCCGATCATCGTCTGGATGCTCTATACCTATTTCAAGGAAATTCCCGGCGAAATCCTCGAAGCCGCCCGCATGGACGGCGCCTCGCTCGTCAAGGAAATCGTCTACGTGCTGACGCCGATGGCCGTGCCCGGCATTGCCTCGACGCTGCTCTTGAACATCATCCTTGCCTGGAACGAAGCCTTCTGGACGCTGAACCTGACGGCCTCCAAGGCCGCACCGCTGACGGCGTTCATCGCTTCCTATTCAAGCCCGGAAGGCCTGTTCTACGCCAAGCTTTCGGCGGCTTCGACCATGGCGATCGCGCCGATCCTCATCCTCGGCTGGTTCAGCCAGAAACAACTTGTCCGCGGCCTGACCTTCGGCGCGGTGAAATAA
- a CDS encoding sulfate transporter family protein: MILDAARLSLLNLFAPETRSAFWKVLGLTVLVLIGLWFALRGLFISLVFPWVTGFFPEMPDWAGWLSFVFLVAAGIGLALALALLLSPVTALIAGLFLDDVAEVIEKRDYPQDVAGKAMPLGPAMASSIKFLGVVIVGNIIALLLLFIPGVNLVAFFLVNGYLLGREFFEFAAMRFRSRPEARLFRAKHGPTVFLGGLVIALFLAIPIVNLLTPLFAAGMMVHLHKLISARDPDFRA, translated from the coding sequence ATGATCCTTGACGCCGCTCGCCTTTCTCTCCTCAACCTTTTTGCGCCGGAGACCCGGTCGGCGTTCTGGAAGGTTCTGGGGCTGACCGTGCTGGTGCTGATCGGCTTGTGGTTCGCCTTGCGCGGCCTGTTCATCAGTCTCGTATTTCCCTGGGTGACCGGGTTCTTTCCCGAGATGCCCGACTGGGCCGGCTGGCTCAGCTTCGTTTTCCTTGTCGCCGCCGGGATCGGACTTGCGCTCGCGCTGGCGCTGCTGCTTTCGCCGGTGACTGCGCTGATTGCCGGCCTCTTTCTCGACGATGTCGCCGAGGTGATCGAGAAGCGGGACTATCCGCAGGATGTGGCCGGCAAGGCCATGCCGCTCGGGCCTGCGATGGCAAGCTCAATCAAGTTCCTGGGGGTGGTGATCGTCGGCAATATTATCGCCCTCTTGCTGCTCTTCATTCCCGGCGTCAATCTCGTGGCCTTCTTTCTTGTGAACGGCTACCTGCTCGGGCGGGAATTCTTTGAATTCGCGGCCATGCGCTTCCGTTCTCGTCCGGAGGCGCGACTGTTTCGCGCCAAACATGGTCCGACGGTCTTTCTCGGTGGCCTGGTGATTGCACTCTTTCTGGCGATCCCTATCGTCAACCTGCTCACGCCTCTCTTTGCCGCCGGCATGATGGTGCACCTGCACAAGTTGATCTCCGCGCGCGATCCCGATTTCCGAGCCTAG
- a CDS encoding ABC transporter ATP-binding protein has protein sequence MGSITLQKVSKVFGEAKVIPSIDLDIRDGEFVVFVGPSGCGKSTLLRLIAGLEDVSGGKIVIDGKDATEKAPSERGLAMVFQSYALYPHMSVRNNIAFPLKMAGMDKAEIDRKVDDAARVLNLGDYLDRKPRQLSGGQRQRVAIGRAIVRQPSAFLFDEPLSNLDAALRVNMRIEISELHQQLKTTMVYVTHDQVEAMTMADKIVVLNRGNIEQVGSPLELYRSPRNLFVAGFIGSPKMNFIKGQNAAQMNAHTIGIRPEHVLLSTESGDWKGRVMVAEHLGSDTFLHVDVEGIGMVTARSNGDFASKAGDTVYLTPDKTRIHKFNESGLAI, from the coding sequence ATGGGCAGCATTACCCTTCAAAAGGTTTCGAAGGTCTTCGGCGAAGCCAAGGTCATCCCTTCGATCGATCTCGATATCCGGGATGGCGAGTTCGTCGTCTTCGTCGGCCCGTCCGGTTGCGGCAAGTCCACTCTGTTGCGGCTGATAGCCGGCCTCGAGGATGTCTCGGGCGGCAAGATCGTCATCGACGGCAAGGACGCGACCGAGAAGGCTCCGTCCGAACGGGGTCTGGCGATGGTCTTCCAATCCTACGCGCTCTATCCGCATATGAGCGTGCGCAATAACATCGCCTTCCCGCTGAAGATGGCGGGCATGGACAAGGCAGAGATCGACCGCAAGGTGGATGATGCCGCCCGCGTGTTGAATCTCGGCGACTATCTGGATCGCAAGCCGCGCCAGCTTTCGGGCGGCCAGCGTCAGCGTGTCGCCATCGGCCGCGCTATCGTGCGCCAGCCTTCAGCCTTCCTCTTCGACGAGCCACTGTCGAACCTCGATGCTGCGCTGCGCGTCAACATGCGCATTGAAATCAGCGAGCTGCACCAGCAACTCAAGACGACCATGGTCTACGTCACCCATGATCAGGTGGAAGCGATGACCATGGCCGACAAGATCGTGGTGCTGAACAGGGGTAATATCGAGCAGGTCGGTTCGCCGCTGGAGTTATACCGCAGCCCGCGAAACCTCTTCGTTGCGGGCTTCATCGGCTCGCCCAAGATGAATTTCATCAAGGGGCAGAATGCTGCGCAGATGAATGCGCACACGATCGGCATCCGTCCCGAACATGTGCTGCTGTCGACCGAAAGCGGCGACTGGAAGGGCAGGGTGATGGTGGCCGAACATCTCGGCTCCGACACGTTCCTGCATGTCGATGTCGAAGGTATCGGGATGGTGACGGCGCGCAGCAACGGCGATTTTGCTTCCAAGGCCGGCGACACGGTCTACCTGACGCCGGACAAGACGCGTATCCATAAATTCAATGAGAGCGGCCTTGCTATCTGA
- a CDS encoding VOC family protein has translation MKSTSYYPVIMTDDVAGTAAFYCRHFRFQPLFESDWYVHLQSIEDEHVTLAVLDGSHETIPAAGRGKISGLLLNFEVEDVDAIYAICAEAGLPILRTIRDEDFGQRHFIAADPNGVLIDVIKPIPPSAEYAALYEAAALPG, from the coding sequence ATGAAATCGACGAGCTATTATCCCGTAATCATGACGGATGACGTTGCCGGGACGGCTGCCTTCTATTGCCGTCATTTCCGTTTCCAGCCTCTCTTCGAAAGCGACTGGTATGTCCATCTGCAATCGATCGAGGATGAGCATGTGACGCTTGCCGTGCTCGACGGTAGCCACGAAACCATCCCGGCCGCCGGCCGCGGAAAGATCTCCGGCCTTCTCCTGAATTTCGAGGTCGAGGATGTGGACGCGATTTACGCCATTTGCGCGGAGGCAGGGTTGCCGATCCTGCGCACGATCCGGGACGAGGATTTCGGCCAGCGCCACTTCATTGCCGCCGATCCCAACGGCGTCTTGATCGACGTCATCAAGCCGATCCCGCCAAGCGCCGAATATGCGGCCTTGTATGAAGCGGCAGCGCTGCCCGGCTAA
- a CDS encoding MurR/RpiR family transcriptional regulator, producing MEDFVDKLRQYAKSGTPAERRIAKYFTEHLNDLPFETAASVADRLDLSPMTVGRFLRALGYQGLDSVKVEIRETATTSPVQFQSSMTELQTDASDGKPLAVLVAEQIQALHHIYHLTAQPHWGEAVAMIGASKEVFVATHARLSGFSSHFCQRLTQARDSVRAIDGAGNRFAELFARAFVEDAVLVIIDCRRFARSRLLARTARRYGYKVILISAQHADWLPEQSNVVLPLPPARAPDMDNLPPLIALLDCLSEAVILNAGEEASQRRRRMVEFATILGETANR from the coding sequence GTGGAAGATTTTGTAGACAAGCTTAGGCAATACGCGAAGTCCGGCACGCCCGCCGAACGACGCATCGCGAAATATTTTACTGAACATTTGAACGACCTGCCGTTTGAAACCGCTGCATCGGTTGCCGACCGGCTTGATCTCTCACCGATGACGGTGGGCCGTTTTTTGCGAGCGCTCGGCTACCAGGGACTGGACAGCGTGAAGGTGGAAATCCGCGAAACGGCAACGACCTCTCCGGTCCAGTTCCAGAGCTCGATGACGGAACTGCAAACCGACGCATCGGATGGTAAGCCGCTCGCCGTTCTGGTGGCGGAGCAGATACAGGCACTGCATCACATCTATCATCTGACCGCCCAGCCGCATTGGGGCGAAGCCGTCGCGATGATCGGCGCATCCAAAGAGGTCTTCGTCGCCACCCACGCAAGACTGTCGGGCTTCTCCAGCCATTTCTGCCAGCGACTGACCCAGGCTCGCGACAGTGTGCGTGCGATCGATGGCGCAGGTAATCGCTTCGCGGAGCTTTTCGCCCGTGCCTTCGTCGAGGATGCCGTGCTCGTCATCATCGATTGTCGGCGCTTCGCCAGGTCACGGCTGCTTGCGCGCACTGCCCGGCGTTACGGTTACAAAGTGATTCTGATTTCCGCTCAGCATGCAGATTGGCTGCCGGAACAATCGAATGTCGTCCTGCCCTTACCGCCTGCCCGCGCGCCTGATATGGATAACCTGCCGCCGCTGATCGCCTTGCTCGACTGCCTGTCCGAGGCAGTTATTTTGAACGCCGGCGAAGAGGCAAGCCAACGCCGCCGGCGCATGGTGGAATTTGCAACCATCCTTGGGGAAACGGCTAACCGCTGA
- a CDS encoding TetR family transcriptional regulator has product MSRSNRERTEQTRQALMDAARRLFVKKGYAETATPEIVTEAGVTRGALYHHFEDKKALFRAVIEREAAGVVDEIERRATRQTASREALLEGAAAYFDAMEVEGRTRLLLLEAPAVIGLPATAQIDAENAEATLQAGLEALLPQASASALLGPLTAMLSAAFDRAAIAIEAGGSREDYERGIAALVDGLADQLRR; this is encoded by the coding sequence ATGAGTCGCAGTAACCGCGAGAGAACCGAGCAAACGAGACAGGCGCTGATGGATGCCGCGCGCCGGCTTTTCGTCAAGAAGGGATATGCCGAGACGGCGACGCCCGAGATCGTGACAGAGGCTGGTGTAACGCGCGGTGCGCTCTATCATCACTTCGAAGACAAGAAAGCGCTTTTCCGGGCGGTGATCGAAAGGGAGGCGGCCGGTGTCGTCGATGAGATCGAGCGGCGCGCAACGCGGCAAACCGCATCGCGTGAAGCACTGCTTGAAGGCGCTGCGGCCTATTTCGATGCAATGGAAGTGGAAGGGCGAACAAGGCTGCTTCTGCTCGAGGCGCCGGCCGTGATCGGCCTGCCCGCGACAGCACAGATCGACGCGGAGAATGCCGAGGCGACATTGCAGGCTGGGCTCGAAGCCTTGTTGCCACAGGCCAGTGCCAGCGCTTTGCTCGGGCCATTGACGGCCATGCTCTCGGCAGCTTTCGATCGCGCTGCGATCGCCATCGAAGCAGGCGGCAGTCGTGAAGACTATGAGCGGGGAATAGCTGCCCTAGTCGACGGCCTCGCCGATCAGCTGCGGCGGTAG
- the nth gene encoding endonuclease III, which produces MANPKLKSNTKPSLNSNVITRRKPAVPVKTAYSLAEREEIFRRFSVQRPEPRGELEHTNPFTLVVAVALSAQATDAGVNKATRALFRIADTPQKMLDLGEEKVRDYIKTIGLYRNKAKNVIALSQMLVDEFGGKVPETREELVRLPGVGRKTANVVMSMAFGQATMAVDTHIFRIANRIRLAPGKTPDEVEDRLMKVVPKQYLYHAHHWLILHGRYTCKARRPECERCVIADICKSPEKSSDIPAPLVELPPQLIGEAVD; this is translated from the coding sequence ATGGCCAATCCGAAACTCAAATCCAATACCAAACCGTCGCTAAACTCGAATGTGATCACCCGCCGCAAGCCGGCGGTGCCGGTCAAGACAGCCTACTCGCTGGCCGAGCGCGAAGAGATCTTTCGCCGCTTTTCCGTCCAGCGGCCGGAACCGCGCGGCGAGCTGGAACATACCAATCCTTTCACGCTCGTCGTGGCGGTCGCCCTCTCCGCCCAGGCGACGGATGCCGGTGTCAACAAGGCAACCCGCGCGCTGTTCAGAATCGCCGATACGCCACAGAAGATGCTCGATCTCGGCGAAGAAAAGGTCCGCGACTACATCAAGACGATCGGTCTCTATCGCAACAAGGCAAAGAACGTCATTGCGCTCTCGCAAATGCTGGTCGACGAGTTCGGCGGCAAGGTGCCGGAGACGCGCGAGGAACTGGTGCGCCTGCCGGGCGTCGGCCGCAAGACCGCCAATGTGGTCATGTCAATGGCCTTCGGTCAGGCAACGATGGCGGTTGACACCCATATTTTCCGTATCGCCAACCGCATCAGGCTCGCACCCGGAAAGACGCCTGACGAGGTTGAAGACCGGCTGATGAAGGTGGTGCCGAAACAATATCTCTACCACGCTCATCACTGGCTGATCCTACACGGCCGCTATACCTGCAAGGCCCGTCGCCCCGAATGCGAGCGCTGCGTGATTGCCGATATCTGCAAATCGCCGGAAAAGAGCAGCGATATCCCGGCGCCGCTGGTCGAGCTACCGCCGCAGCTGATCGGCGAGGCCGTCGACTAG
- a CDS encoding bifunctional helix-turn-helix domain-containing protein/methylated-DNA--[protein]-cysteine S-methyltransferase, protein MNMIAKLETDITPDGPDYDTVRRVIELISEEYRDQPSLEAIAARLNQSPTQLQKTFTRWAGLSPKAFLQAVTLDHAKRLLRQEEMPLLETSIEVGLSGPSRLHDLFVTHEAMSPGEWKAKGGGLTIRYGFHTCPFGTALVMVTDRGLAGLAFSDSGDEKACLEDMTCRWPNAEYVEDRQATAPYAERIFQPGRWTSDQPLRVVLIGTDFQVNVWQSLLKIPFGKAVTYSDIAKDIGRPTAMRAVGAAVGANPISFVVPCHRALGKNGALTGYHWGLTRKRAMLGWESAHA, encoded by the coding sequence ATGAACATGATCGCGAAGCTCGAAACAGACATCACCCCTGATGGACCCGACTACGACACCGTCCGTCGGGTCATTGAACTGATCAGCGAGGAATATCGCGACCAGCCGTCGCTGGAAGCGATCGCCGCGCGGCTGAACCAATCGCCGACGCAACTCCAGAAGACCTTTACCCGCTGGGCCGGCCTTTCGCCCAAGGCCTTTCTGCAGGCCGTCACGCTGGACCATGCCAAGCGGCTCTTGCGCCAGGAAGAAATGCCGCTGCTTGAAACGTCGATCGAGGTCGGTCTGTCTGGCCCGAGCCGCCTGCACGACCTGTTCGTGACGCATGAGGCAATGTCGCCGGGCGAATGGAAGGCGAAGGGTGGCGGACTGACGATCCGCTACGGGTTCCACACATGCCCCTTCGGCACGGCGCTCGTCATGGTCACGGACCGCGGCCTTGCGGGTCTCGCCTTCAGCGATTCCGGTGATGAGAAGGCCTGCCTGGAGGATATGACCTGCCGTTGGCCAAATGCGGAATATGTGGAAGACCGCCAGGCGACGGCGCCTTATGCCGAACGCATCTTCCAGCCGGGCCGCTGGACGTCCGACCAGCCGTTGCGGGTCGTGCTGATCGGAACGGATTTCCAGGTCAACGTCTGGCAGAGCCTTCTGAAAATTCCCTTCGGTAAGGCCGTGACCTATAGCGACATTGCCAAGGACATCGGCCGGCCGACTGCCATGCGCGCCGTCGGTGCGGCAGTCGGGGCCAATCCGATTTCCTTCGTCGTGCCCTGCCATCGCGCACTCGGGAAAAATGGCGCGTTGACCGGTTACCATTGGGGTCTGACCCGCAAGCGGGCCATGCTCGGCTGGGAATCGGCACACGCCTGA
- a CDS encoding HAD family hydrolase: MADAEPRLVIFDCDGVLVDSEPISISVLVKAMADLGVTITEDEAYERFLGKSLATLIDILETEFNVHAHEEFLEGIRTSLYARFRTELKAMPGIGETIDALGIPCCVASSSQVERIRLSLSVTGLLPKLPNIFSASMVKRGKPAPDLFLYAADQMRVEPRDCVVIEDSPAGIAAAKAAGMTVFAFTGGSHANFAGYREELDRLSPEVVFDAMPELIQLVRKQKLDGTQH; encoded by the coding sequence ATGGCTGATGCGGAACCACGGCTGGTCATTTTCGATTGCGACGGCGTACTCGTCGACAGCGAGCCGATTTCGATCTCCGTTCTCGTCAAGGCGATGGCCGATCTCGGCGTGACGATTACCGAGGACGAGGCCTATGAGCGTTTCCTCGGCAAGAGCCTGGCAACTCTGATCGACATATTGGAGACGGAGTTCAACGTGCATGCCCACGAGGAATTCCTGGAAGGCATCCGCACCAGTCTCTACGCCCGATTCCGCACCGAGCTGAAAGCCATGCCAGGCATTGGCGAGACGATCGATGCACTTGGCATTCCCTGCTGTGTCGCCTCGTCCAGCCAGGTCGAACGGATCAGGCTGTCGCTCTCGGTCACCGGGCTCTTGCCAAAGTTGCCGAACATCTTCAGTGCCAGCATGGTCAAGCGCGGCAAGCCGGCGCCGGATCTCTTCCTTTATGCTGCCGACCAGATGCGTGTGGAGCCGCGTGACTGTGTCGTTATCGAGGACAGTCCGGCAGGTATTGCTGCAGCCAAAGCGGCGGGCATGACGGTCTTCGCCTTCACTGGCGGCTCGCATGCAAATTTCGCTGGATATCGCGAGGAACTCGATCGTCTTTCGCCGGAAGTCGTGTTTGACGCCATGCCGGAATTGATACAACTTGTCCGCAAACAAAAGCTGGACGGGACTCAGCATTGA
- a CDS encoding mannitol dehydrogenase family protein gives MTCKLSLATLNEAAKTAAIPAYDRASLKAGIVHFGVGNFHRAHQAIYLDDLFNAGSDHDWAIIGAGVLPSDAAMRDKLAAQDFLTTVVEQDNNRTAARVTAPMIDILPVGEPDVIIAKLADPSIRIVSMTITEGGYFIDASGKFNPAHPAIAADGQNPSAPQTVFGLIVAGLKARKEKGIAPFTVMSCDNIPHNGIVTANAVVGTAKLSDPAFADWIKANVSFPNGMVDRITPATSQREIDFLKENFDIEDNWPVYCEEFKQWVLEDKFPMGRPALEKVGVTFVPDVTPYEHMKIRILNGGHAAIAYPAALMDIHFVHESMENDLIRAFLAKLENEEIIPIVPPVPDTSLADYFKLIERRFLNPKIADTIPRLAQDGSNRQPKFILPSTLDNLSQGRDVVGLALVSALWCRYFFGKSDSGKEIVFNDASADRLHEAAVKAKDDPAAFLVFDDIFGEVAKSDVFRKRFAHALKTLWEKGTKETLQLYLDGKLAV, from the coding sequence ATGACGTGCAAACTATCGCTGGCAACGCTCAACGAGGCGGCAAAGACCGCGGCCATTCCGGCTTACGATCGGGCGTCGCTGAAAGCCGGCATCGTGCACTTCGGCGTCGGCAATTTCCATCGCGCCCATCAAGCGATCTATCTCGACGATCTCTTCAATGCCGGCAGCGACCATGATTGGGCAATCATCGGCGCCGGCGTTCTGCCCTCAGACGCGGCCATGCGCGACAAGCTTGCCGCGCAGGATTTCCTGACGACCGTCGTCGAGCAGGACAATAACAGGACGGCGGCGCGTGTGACCGCGCCGATGATTGATATCCTGCCCGTCGGCGAACCCGACGTCATCATCGCCAAGCTCGCCGATCCCTCCATTCGCATTGTCTCGATGACGATCACCGAGGGCGGCTATTTCATCGACGCCTCGGGCAAGTTCAATCCAGCGCATCCGGCGATTGCCGCCGACGGGCAGAACCCGTCTGCGCCGCAGACCGTCTTTGGACTGATCGTCGCGGGTCTCAAGGCACGCAAGGAAAAGGGTATCGCACCCTTCACCGTCATGTCCTGCGACAACATTCCTCATAATGGTATCGTCACCGCGAATGCGGTTGTTGGCACGGCGAAGCTCTCCGATCCGGCTTTTGCGGACTGGATCAAGGCAAATGTCTCCTTCCCGAACGGCATGGTCGACCGCATCACGCCGGCCACCAGCCAGCGCGAGATCGATTTCTTGAAGGAGAATTTCGATATCGAGGACAACTGGCCGGTCTATTGTGAAGAATTCAAGCAGTGGGTGCTGGAAGACAAGTTCCCGATGGGGCGTCCGGCACTCGAAAAGGTCGGCGTCACTTTCGTACCTGACGTCACGCCCTATGAGCACATGAAAATCCGCATCCTCAACGGCGGCCACGCGGCGATCGCCTATCCGGCGGCGCTGATGGATATTCATTTCGTGCATGAATCGATGGAAAACGATCTGATACGTGCCTTCCTCGCCAAGCTCGAAAATGAGGAAATCATCCCCATCGTGCCGCCGGTGCCGGATACGTCGCTTGCCGATTATTTCAAGCTGATCGAGCGCCGCTTCCTCAATCCCAAGATTGCCGACACGATCCCGCGTCTGGCGCAGGACGGCTCCAACCGTCAGCCGAAATTCATCCTGCCGTCGACGCTCGACAATCTCAGCCAGGGCCGGGATGTCGTCGGCCTTGCGCTCGTCTCTGCGCTTTGGTGCCGCTACTTCTTCGGCAAGAGCGACAGCGGCAAGGAGATCGTCTTCAACGATGCCAGCGCCGATCGCCTGCATGAGGCGGCCGTCAAGGCAAAGGACGATCCGGCCGCCTTCCTCGTCTTCGACGATATTTTCGGCGAAGTGGCGAAATCCGATGTTTTCCGCAAACGTTTCGCCCATGCGCTGAAAACCCTGTGGGAAAAGGGCACGAAGGAAACGTTGCAGCTCTATCTCGACGGCAAGCTCGCGGTGTAA